The genomic window ACTACGAGAAGGTATCGGGCGTCGACTTGGACGGGTTCAACAAAAACGTCGCCTTCACGGTGAACTCCGAACACACCGAGTCGCGGGAATTCCTGAGCACCAAGTGCGTCCACTTCGACTCCGCTACCACGTTCATCGGCAATGTCTACGGCCCGAACACGAACATCACCGGCGGCCTGCCGATCATCTGCGACACCCGGGAATACTGCCGCAGGAAGGGCCTCGATCCGGCCGACCTGGTCGAGCTGATGCCGCACAGCTACAACGTCGCGGTCAAGCAGGAGTACGCCGACGAGATCCTCGCCGAACACGCGGCCACCGTGGACGCCGACCTGATCGACGACATGATCATGGTCGTACTCAACAACGAGGTCTCCGGCGGACTGGCGCACGCGGGTTCCACGCCGCGGCTCGCCGACCCGGCCAAGCCCGGCAAGCGCCCACTGCGTCACATCGAGTTGCAGTTCGCCGACGACCAGAATCTGCGCAACTGGTACAGCCACTACCGCCTCGATATGCCACAGGTGAAGGTGACCGTGCCCGACGAGCACACCCCCGACCACGATCGCTACCACGTGGGTGTGGACGCCGCGCTCCCCGGAACCAGGTAACCGACCGGGCGACCGTCGTAGTCAGCCGAAAGCCCTGCGGCGCCGTAAGTGTGGAGCTGTTTGCCCACCCGGCGCCGCAGGGGCTCTGCTGCGCGACACGAGGGGAACAGATGCACGTCAGAGACAGGGTGCCCGACACGGGAGCCGAAGAAGAAATCATGGGACCGCACCGGTTCCGGAACAACCAGCGGATGGTCCCGGCGAGCGAGACGGCATGGCAGGTCGTCGCCGACAACGGGATGCTCGATATCCGCGTCGACGCCAGCAACGGCCAGAACCGACTGCGCGATGCCCGGACCGGGCACGAGTTCGTCAACCTCGCGTCGTGTTCCTACCTGGGGCTGAACAGTCACCCGACGGTCATCGAGGCCGGCATCGCGGCGCTGCGGGAGCAGAACATCACCGGACTTGCCATGGCGGAGTGCCGAATTCGATTGGATGTGATGCATCAGCTGGAGGAGGAGCTTTCCGAGCTGTTCGGCGCGCGGGTGTTGCCGTCGATCTCCTGCGGGGTGCTCAGTGCCGCCGTCTTGCCTCTGCTGGGGTCGGGGCACCTGACCGACACCGATCCGCTGGTTGTCGTGTTCGACAGGTTCGCGCATTTCTCGATGAACTTCGTCAAGCCGATCGTGGCGGATGAAGCGCTGGTCCTGACGTGTCCGCACAACGACATGGCGTTCCTCGAGGACGTGTGCAAGAAGTATCCCCGCGTGGCCTATGTCTGCGAGGGCGTCTATTCCACCGGTGGTCGTGCCGACTTGACGGGCATCAAGTCCCTGCAGGAGCGGTACGGAATGTACGTCTACCTGGACGATTCGCACGGATTGTCGACCGAAGGCCCGAACGGTGCCGGTTACGCCCGGTCAGTGTTCGATGAACTCGACGACCGGACAATGATCGTCGCCTCGATCGCCAAGGCCTTCGGCAGCACCGGCGGCATCGCGATGATCGGGTCATCCGGAAAGTTCGACTTCCTGTACCGGACCGGTCCGATGGGCTGGTCCCAGGGGCTGCGCACCGCCGCCGTCGGGACTACCCGAGGCAGCATCGCCGTCCATCGCACCCCCGAACTCGTTGCGCGCCAACGTCAGCTGGCGGAGAACATCGACATCTTCGATCGTCGGATGAAGGACCGCGCCGTCCGCGGCGTCGGATCGCACATCAAGTTCGTCACCGTGGGCGACAACGACCGGGCAGTGCGGCTGTCCACCGAGCTGTACCGGCGCGGCTACTACTGCTCGGCAATGTTCTTCCCGATCGTGGCGCGCGGGCAGGCCGGCGTCCGAATGATGCTGCGCGGCGACATGACCAGCACGATGACGGACGACTTCGTCACTGTCCTCGAGGACGTATTGGACGAGTTCGCATGACTGCGGCAAATTCTCCCGCCATGTCGTCCGTCCGGCTCGTCCGGGTATTGGCCGAGTCGATGCGCGAGGGGCTGCGCAGCGGTGCTGTCGGTCGGATGCTGGTCCCGGTCCGGGAAACCATCGAGGACGCCACCGGAACGAAGTTCCTCTCGATGCCCGCCGTGTCGCCCGACCACGACCTCTACATCAACAAGGTCGCGACGATCGCCGCCGCGCCGGGTCACGGCACGACCGTGACCTCGGTGGTGCCGATGTTCGCCGCTTCCACCGGACGATTCCTCGGCACCTTGGACGGCGCCGCGGTCACCAACCTGAAATGCGCTGCCGTGACGGCTTTGGTGACCGACCGGTGCGCAGCGCCGGAAAGCCGGGTCCTGGGGATCATCGGGTCGGGCGTACAGGCTCGCCAGCAGTTCCTCGGGGTGTCCGCGATACGCGACCTCACCGAGGTCCGCATCTGGTCCCGCGACGCGGGCCACGCCGCAGCGTTCGCCGGTGACGTCGCGGCGGCCGACCCGACAGTGAATGTGGTCGTCTGTGACTCGGCCGAGCACGCCAGCCGCGGTGTCGACGTCCTGTCGACCGCGACCACCTCGATGTCTCCCCTGCCGATCTCGGCGGAGCTGCCCGCGCACGTGCACATCAACTGCATGGGCGCGCACACCACCGAGTCACGCGAAATACCGGTCGAGCTGCTCCGTTCCAGCGTCGTGATCGTCGAGGACCTGCGCACCGCGATCGCCGAGGCGGGTGAGAGTCACAGTACCGCAATCGAACTCGACACTCTCGTGACAACGGATCCCGCCGATTTCAGGGACAGGCGGACGGTTTTCGCCTCCACCGGGTGCGCATATCTGGACCTGATCACCTGCGCCCAACTGGCCGCTCAGCACGACGCGGAGGACTTCTGGACAGCGAGTCTTCCCCTGTGACCAGGACACAGACCATGCCAAAGGAGGAACACGCAGTGGACGACTTCGGACAAGGCCGGGTCTCGAACACAGGCACCCGCGGGAACGGAGCACCGGCCGAGCAACCCTCCGACGAGGCGATCGAGGCCGAATACGACGCCTGCACAAGGCGACTCGGCATCGAGGTGCCCGCGGATCTCAAGGGCGGCATCCTGCGCGGCTATCGGGGACTGCGGGACATGGCCGCGGCACTGCGCGACGTCCCGGTCCAGTCGACGAGAGAGCGAAAGGAAACGCCCAATGGCTGACGGAGTGGCGGCTCGGCCGTCTACCGCGCTGCACGAGCTGTCGGTTCCGGAGGCGGGGGCGTTATTACGCGCGGGTGAGCTGACTTCGGTGGAGCTTACCCGGCACGCGCTCGACCGGATCGCCCGGCTCGATTCCGCGCTGCACGCCTTCATCCTGGTGACGGAGGAGAGCGCGCTGCAACGTGCGCGAGCAGCCGATCGAGACTTGCGAGCCGGCGTCGATCGCGGTCCGATGCACGGGATTCCGTACGCGTTGAAGGACATCTTCGACGCGGAGGGGGTGCCGACCACCAATGCCTCATGGCTCTGCGTCGACCACGTGGCCGGTGCGGACAGCACGGTCGAGCGGCGCCTGCGGGCCGGGGGTGCGGTCGGTCTCGGCAAGCTGACCACCTTCGAGTTCGCGCTCGGCGGCCCGAGTTTCGAGTTGCCGTTCCCGCCCGCACGCAACCCGTGGAGCGATGAGCACGTGCCGAGTGGTTCGTCGTCGGGTGCGGGTGCCGCGGTCGCCGCCGGACTGGTCCGTGCCGCCGTCGCCTCCGATACCAGCGGATCGATCCGCGGCCCGGCATTCCACTGCGGCGTGGTCGGGCTCAAACCGACCTACGGCCGAGTGTCCGGGCATGGCGCTCAGCCGCTTTCGCATACCCTGGACCACTTCGGCACGCTGAGCTGGACAGTCGGCGACACGGCCGCACTGTTACAGGTGCTCGCGGGCGCCGATCCGGCCGATCCGCGCACAGCCGACACTCCGGACCCGAACTACCTTGCGACGCTGAACCATGGCGTCGCCGGGCTGCGCGTAGCCAGTGCGCCGGGCTGGTACGCCGAAGATCCCTCGACGATGCCCGAGATCCTCGCCGGAATCGAGGAGGCGCTCGGGGTGCTCGACGGCCTGGGTGCGACGGTCGGGCAAGTCACCTTGCCCCCGTACGACGTATTCAACGGGTGCGGCCGCGTCATCTTCGGTGCGGAGGCGTTCGCCACCTATGAGGACGATCTGCGCAAGCACCCACGCTCTTTCGCGCGCTACACCTATCAGCGCATGATGCCAGGAGCCGGACTCGGGGCGGCGGATCTGTTGCGCGCCTATGACGTTCGGCGATGGCTGATCCAGCAACTCGACGAGATCGTTTTCGGTCAGCACGACGTCCTGGTCATGGCATCCGGCCAGACCACCGCCGCCCGATGGGGCGATTTCCCCGAGAACTGGCCGCCACCAAAGCTGGTCAACGACATGCTCGCCATTCCGTTCAATGTCACCGGTCATCCGGCGCTGTCGCTGCCCATCGGGTTCGCCGCGAACGGCCTGCCCATCGGCCTGCATATCATCGGACGCGCGTTCGACGAGGCGACGGTGTTCCGCGTGGCGTCGGCGCTGGAAGCCGCACTGGGACAACGCCATCGACGTCCGCCAGAACCTTCGGAAGTCGCCTCGGCAGAGGGGAACCGTCGGATATGAAGCCGTTTCACTTCGCCACACCGGCTGCCTCCGGCGTGGTGAGCCCGAAGGCGATACAGGAGACTGCTCGATTCGCCGAGTCGGTGGGATTCGGGACGCTGGTCCTTCCGGATCACCTGGATGTGCCATACGCCCCCATCCCGCTGCTGACGGCGGCGGCGTTGGCCACCGAACGCATTCGCGTCTGCCCTTATGTCCTGAACGTCGACTTCCGGCATCCGGCCGTGGCCGCGCAGGAGCTCGCCACTCTGGATTTGTTATCCGAGGGAAGGCTGACCATCGGGTTGGGTGCGGGCTGGAACCGACCCGAATACTTGACGACCGGGATTCCATTCGAACCGGTCGGAGTGCGCGTTACCCGAGTGCGCGAAGCAGTCGCGGTACTCAAAGGCTGCTTCGGGGACAAGCCTTTCTCGTACGCCGGGGACAATTACACGATTACCGAGCACGACGGTCAGCCCAAACCCTTTCACCCGGCAGGTCCGCCGTTCCTGCTCGGCGGCGGGGGCCGGAAAATGCTGGCGTCAGCGGCACAGCTGGCCGATATCGTCGGGCTGGCGCCGCGAGTGCCCCCCAGCCGCCCTGGCGGCGTCTTCTTCGAGCCGGCCAGCATCACCTTCGCGGCGACGGCCGAGAAAATCGCCTGGATCCGCAAGGCGGCCGGCGAACGGTTCGACGAGCTGGAGTTGTCGACCTACGCCTCGGCGATTCATCCGTCCGCCCTGCCGGTCACGGTGACCGACAATGCGCTGGCCATCGCGCGGAGCTGCGTCGACGACATCTGCTCCCGCACCGGCGCGGAATTGACCGTAGACGAGTACCTGGACTCGCCGCACGTATGGATAGGCACGATCGACCAATTGACCGAAAAGTGCCTGTCATTGCGAGAACGCCTAGGGATCAGTCATTTCATGCTGGGACCGCCGCGGGTCTGCGCCGAACTGGTCGAGCGGTTGGCCGGACAGTAGATGAGCATCGTTCGATATGCCGAGAAATTCGAGCGGAAGACGCGCTCACGCGTAGACCGCAAGAGGTCGAGCGCGGGCGTGCAGTGCGCGGTGTTGTATTTCCTGTTTTTCGTGATGGGCACCGAGGGCTACTTGATGCCGCCGATCCTGCCGACAATCGCCGCGGACCTGAAGGTATCGGTACCACTGGCCGCCGCGGCGGCCACCGCGTTCGTGGTGGCGTACGCGGTGTTCGGGCCGCCGCTCGGTGTGCTGTCGGACGTTCTCCCCAAGCGGGGGCCGATCCTTGTCGGGATGGCGCTGTTCGCGGTCACCAATATCTGCGTCGGCTTGGCGCAGAACCTCCCCCAGCTGGTCGTCGCCCGAGTGCTGATGGGAGTCAGCGCGGCAGTCGCCACCCCGGCGGCGTGGGCGCACCTGTCCGAGGTCTGTCCCCCTGGGCGGCGTGGACGTGCGGTCGCCCGCGGTTTCGCGGCGTACGGGCTCGGCCAAGTGATCGGTGTCCCGCTGGGGGCCTTCGGCACGCTCGCCGTCGGGTGGCGCCTGCCCTACATCGTCATCGGCGTCGGCTTCCTGCTCGTGCTGCTGTGCGCGTGGCGGACGGTCGACACGATCCACCCGCGCGATACCGTCATGCGCTGGTCGAATCTGTTCCGGCCCTTGCTGTCTCCCGTGGTGTGTCTGGCGTTGGCCGCCACGTTCGCGGTAATGGCGGGACGGCTGGGCGCTTTCACCTATCTCGGCGCACTGCTGGAGATGCGGTTCGGATTCGACGTGGTCGCAAGTGGGCTGGTCGGTGTCCTGGTCGGCGTCACCGTCATCGCGGGTTCGCTGCTGAGCGGATCGCTGATAGACATCCAACGCCGGAGCGGCCGAAGCGAAGCCTGGGTGATGGTGGCGAGTTCGCTCATCTTCGCGGCGGCCGTGGCAATAGCGGTGCTCAGCGGAGCGCTATGGCTCTTCCTCGTCGCACTGGTGCTCTGGTGTCTGGCGGGCAGCGTGTTCTATTCGGCGCAACAGGCATATCTGGCGAATATGCGCTCCGATACCCGAACCACCCTGGTTGCTTGGCACAGCACCGTCATGAGCTTCGGAAACGCTTCGGGCAACACCATTCTCGGCAGTGTCCCGATCGGCGGCGGCGCGTTCGCCGCGATTGCCGCGGGACTTGGCGTACTCGGCGCGGCTTTGGCGTTCTCGGTCATGCGGGTGCAGCGCCTGCGGAACTCCGCGCCCCATGGTCCGACCCGTAAAGCGACCTCGGTGACTGTTGGCAGGTAGCACATTTGGCGACGGTCAGCATAACCGCGTCGGTATGCTCACAGCACCGGAGGTGCCCGTCATGCTCCATCTGTTGGCGCTGGAGATCAATGTCGTGACGCACTGCAATCTTTCCTGCGTGGGATGCAGCCATTCGAGTCCGGCGGCGGCGGAAGGCTTCGCCGACGTTGCCACGGTCGGCCGGGATTTCTCGGCGCTGGCCGATGTCGTCGAGCCGGTCTATGTGCGGCTCGTCGGCGGCGAACCGCTGCTGCATCCGGAGTTGGACCAGATCATCGGGGCCATCAGGTCGGCGATGCCGCATGCGATTATCCGGCTGTACACCAACGGCACTCGTATCGATAAGGGAACGTCACCGTGGCTCGCCGCCCTCGATGAGTTGCTTGTCTCGGTGTATCCCAGAGCAGCCGTTCCCGATTCGACACTGCGCCATCTGGCCGCCGAATGCGCCACGGCAAATACCACCCTGCTGGTAGAACGATTCTTCGCTTTCCGCGCCAGCCGCCCGACCCGCCAGCTGACCGCCACCGAAGCACGCCAGGTATTCCAGACCTGCCAGATGGCGCACGCGAAGAGCGCGCACATCGTCCAGGACGGGCATGTCTATCTGTGCCCGATGTCGGCGCCCGCCACCATTGCCCGGCACGACGGTCCGTCCTGCCGCATCGAACCCCACGACACCCTCGAACACCGACTCAGCGCCTTCCTCAACCGCAAGGACCCATTGGCCAAGTGCCACAATTGCCTCGGCACCGTGGGGTCGCGACTGCCGCATGCGATGGCCTCTCGAAAGACCTGGGTCGAGTTGAGCACCCGCGGCGAGATCGACTACTCGCATATGGACGTCTTGCTGCGCGATCCGGACTCGAACAATTTCTGCTCTGTCGCCGAGACCTGGTGACCGGATTCAGCTTCTGCGGTTCCCGCGAGAACTGCTGAGCACCGCAGTCGCCTCGTCCATGCGGCGGGAGAGATCGTCGAGGACAATTCGGTTGTTCCGTTCCGTGACAACGGGCAACGCTTCGTTCCATGCCTTCAGCGCTTCGGTCGGCTTCTGCAGCAGCGATTGCGCCTTGCCCATCTCGATCATCGCCATGGCATTCCACCACCGGTCCGCGGCTCGTTCGAGCACCGGTATCGCGGCGCCCAGCGCGGTCATCGCCCGCCGGCCGTCACCGGAGTCGACGTAGGTGCGGGCACGGTGCACCTGTGCGACGGCGGCCCGGCGTTCGTCGCCGAGGCGGCGCAGCACGGCCAGGCTGGCATCGAGTCGCTCGATGGCCGCCGCGTATGCGCCGCGACCTCGATAGACGTCGCCGATCCAGATACCGGCGTTCGCCTCCCACCAGTCGTCCCCGTGCCGCCGAAAGACCGGCATGCACACGTCGAATTCCCGAAGTGACCTCTCGTACTGCGATTTCTGGTGATAGATATCGGCGATGTTCGCCGTGACATATCCCCACGCATGATCGTGCGAGGCCTCGTCATAGATGTCACGCGCCTCTTCGAAGAGGCGAAGGGCAGCGTCGACGTCGCCGTTCTGGTGGACCTTGCCGATCGCGCAGACGCAGGCCGCCTCGATCGGCCGGATGCCATGCTCGATCGCGAGCGTCCTGGCCTGCGCCAACTCCGGCAGCGCGTCCGTCCACGAACCGAGCAGATGGTGCACCCGGCCGAGCTGGAACAGGAACAGACTGCGCGCGGCGTCGTCGTGCACTGCGACCGCCGCCGAGAGCCCGCATTTCGCGAGCGACTCCCACTCCCGCCAGTAGGTGCACTGCTCGCAGAAGGCGCTGAGCGAGAACGCCAATTCGATGACCGGCGGCATGCATTCGTCGAGCAGCAGCTGGTTGGCGAGCAGCAGCAAACTCGGCAGTTCGGTTTCACACCACAGCGCCGCCGTCTGAGGTGAATCGAGGTGAACGGTAGATGGGCGCGGCTCGGTGGGCAGTTCGAGCACGGGAAATATGTTGTGCCGCGGCGCACCACGACGTATCCAGAGGTCGGCGGCGCGCGCCGTGGCGGCATACGCACCGCCAACCGTTTGCAAGGTGGAAGCGGTTACCGCGGCGCTGTCGGGCAGTGCGGCCAGCTTCTCCCTGGAGAACTCGCGGACCAGGTCGTGGTAGCCGTACCGGCTGTTCCCCAGCGGATCAGGTCCGAGGAAGTCGAGCAATTCCTCTTCGACCAGTTCGTCGCGGCTCGAGCGGGTGGAATCCTGCGTGTCGAGCAACTCGAAGACCCAGTCGGGAAACGTCGTGATGCTCAATGCGCCAAGGGAAGAGAACAGCAGACCCGCCTGCGATGAGATCGCGACATAGCTGATTTCCAGCGTCGACCGCACCGCTCGTTGCCCATCGGTGAGCGACGGCAGGAGTGCCTGCTGGCTGAGCAGACGCTGCACCAGTTCCTGGATGGACCAGTGCGGATTGACCGCCAGCCGGGCACCCAGAATCCTGATCGCGAGCGGGAGGTAGGCCGCGAGTTCGACCAACTTCCTGGTCGCCTCGATTTCCCGGTCGGCACGCTCGCGGCCGACGATCTCGCGCAACAGATC from Nocardia iowensis includes these protein-coding regions:
- a CDS encoding aminotransferase class I/II-fold pyridoxal phosphate-dependent enzyme, which codes for MGPHRFRNNQRMVPASETAWQVVADNGMLDIRVDASNGQNRLRDARTGHEFVNLASCSYLGLNSHPTVIEAGIAALREQNITGLAMAECRIRLDVMHQLEEELSELFGARVLPSISCGVLSAAVLPLLGSGHLTDTDPLVVVFDRFAHFSMNFVKPIVADEALVLTCPHNDMAFLEDVCKKYPRVAYVCEGVYSTGGRADLTGIKSLQERYGMYVYLDDSHGLSTEGPNGAGYARSVFDELDDRTMIVASIAKAFGSTGGIAMIGSSGKFDFLYRTGPMGWSQGLRTAAVGTTRGSIAVHRTPELVARQRQLAENIDIFDRRMKDRAVRGVGSHIKFVTVGDNDRAVRLSTELYRRGYYCSAMFFPIVARGQAGVRMMLRGDMTSTMTDDFVTVLEDVLDEFA
- a CDS encoding tetratricopeptide repeat protein, with translation MWLPAFRRARLGRGTGKVVRLTAIALIAGAGAYLSLFAGASGLSPEVRVVVGVVAALVVGLLTSIQIALSLDVRGAASGLAEQGPPPNQLPRDLLDFAGRSQEVRLLVRALVKAPKSRNAVLITAISGRGGVGKTVLAVHVAHLVADAFPDGQIYVNLRGPEAQALDPYEVLGALLRELGVAPDAAPVSLDDRSRLFRSILGRRRILMLLDNAQSEAQVQPLLPGESTSVVLITSRARLATLDGITRLRLDVMAPGEAIDLLREIVGRERADREIEATRKLVELAAYLPLAIRILGARLAVNPHWSIQELVQRLLSQQALLPSLTDGQRAVRSTLEISYVAISSQAGLLFSSLGALSITTFPDWVFELLDTQDSTRSSRDELVEEELLDFLGPDPLGNSRYGYHDLVREFSREKLAALPDSAAVTASTLQTVGGAYAATARAADLWIRRGAPRHNIFPVLELPTEPRPSTVHLDSPQTAALWCETELPSLLLLANQLLLDECMPPVIELAFSLSAFCEQCTYWREWESLAKCGLSAAVAVHDDAARSLFLFQLGRVHHLLGSWTDALPELAQARTLAIEHGIRPIEAACVCAIGKVHQNGDVDAALRLFEEARDIYDEASHDHAWGYVTANIADIYHQKSQYERSLREFDVCMPVFRRHGDDWWEANAGIWIGDVYRGRGAYAAAIERLDASLAVLRRLGDERRAAVAQVHRARTYVDSGDGRRAMTALGAAIPVLERAADRWWNAMAMIEMGKAQSLLQKPTEALKAWNEALPVVTERNNRIVLDDLSRRMDEATAVLSSSRGNRRS
- a CDS encoding amidase encodes the protein MADGVAARPSTALHELSVPEAGALLRAGELTSVELTRHALDRIARLDSALHAFILVTEESALQRARAADRDLRAGVDRGPMHGIPYALKDIFDAEGVPTTNASWLCVDHVAGADSTVERRLRAGGAVGLGKLTTFEFALGGPSFELPFPPARNPWSDEHVPSGSSSGAGAAVAAGLVRAAVASDTSGSIRGPAFHCGVVGLKPTYGRVSGHGAQPLSHTLDHFGTLSWTVGDTAALLQVLAGADPADPRTADTPDPNYLATLNHGVAGLRVASAPGWYAEDPSTMPEILAGIEEALGVLDGLGATVGQVTLPPYDVFNGCGRVIFGAEAFATYEDDLRKHPRSFARYTYQRMMPGAGLGAADLLRAYDVRRWLIQQLDEIVFGQHDVLVMASGQTTAARWGDFPENWPPPKLVNDMLAIPFNVTGHPALSLPIGFAANGLPIGLHIIGRAFDEATVFRVASALEAALGQRHRRPPEPSEVASAEGNRRI
- a CDS encoding TIGR03621 family F420-dependent LLM class oxidoreductase, yielding MKPFHFATPAASGVVSPKAIQETARFAESVGFGTLVLPDHLDVPYAPIPLLTAAALATERIRVCPYVLNVDFRHPAVAAQELATLDLLSEGRLTIGLGAGWNRPEYLTTGIPFEPVGVRVTRVREAVAVLKGCFGDKPFSYAGDNYTITEHDGQPKPFHPAGPPFLLGGGGRKMLASAAQLADIVGLAPRVPPSRPGGVFFEPASITFAATAEKIAWIRKAAGERFDELELSTYASAIHPSALPVTVTDNALAIARSCVDDICSRTGAELTVDEYLDSPHVWIGTIDQLTEKCLSLRERLGISHFMLGPPRVCAELVERLAGQ
- a CDS encoding radical SAM protein; the encoded protein is MLHLLALEINVVTHCNLSCVGCSHSSPAAAEGFADVATVGRDFSALADVVEPVYVRLVGGEPLLHPELDQIIGAIRSAMPHAIIRLYTNGTRIDKGTSPWLAALDELLVSVYPRAAVPDSTLRHLAAECATANTTLLVERFFAFRASRPTRQLTATEARQVFQTCQMAHAKSAHIVQDGHVYLCPMSAPATIARHDGPSCRIEPHDTLEHRLSAFLNRKDPLAKCHNCLGTVGSRLPHAMASRKTWVELSTRGEIDYSHMDVLLRDPDSNNFCSVAETW
- a CDS encoding ornithine cyclodeaminase family protein; this encodes MSSVRLVRVLAESMREGLRSGAVGRMLVPVRETIEDATGTKFLSMPAVSPDHDLYINKVATIAAAPGHGTTVTSVVPMFAASTGRFLGTLDGAAVTNLKCAAVTALVTDRCAAPESRVLGIIGSGVQARQQFLGVSAIRDLTEVRIWSRDAGHAAAFAGDVAAADPTVNVVVCDSAEHASRGVDVLSTATTSMSPLPISAELPAHVHINCMGAHTTESREIPVELLRSSVVIVEDLRTAIAEAGESHSTAIELDTLVTTDPADFRDRRTVFASTGCAYLDLITCAQLAAQHDAEDFWTASLPL
- a CDS encoding MFS transporter, translated to MSIVRYAEKFERKTRSRVDRKRSSAGVQCAVLYFLFFVMGTEGYLMPPILPTIAADLKVSVPLAAAAATAFVVAYAVFGPPLGVLSDVLPKRGPILVGMALFAVTNICVGLAQNLPQLVVARVLMGVSAAVATPAAWAHLSEVCPPGRRGRAVARGFAAYGLGQVIGVPLGAFGTLAVGWRLPYIVIGVGFLLVLLCAWRTVDTIHPRDTVMRWSNLFRPLLSPVVCLALAATFAVMAGRLGAFTYLGALLEMRFGFDVVASGLVGVLVGVTVIAGSLLSGSLIDIQRRSGRSEAWVMVASSLIFAAAVAIAVLSGALWLFLVALVLWCLAGSVFYSAQQAYLANMRSDTRTTLVAWHSTVMSFGNASGNTILGSVPIGGGAFAAIAAGLGVLGAALAFSVMRVQRLRNSAPHGPTRKATSVTVGR